The following are from one region of the Molothrus aeneus isolate 106 chromosome 7, BPBGC_Maene_1.0, whole genome shotgun sequence genome:
- the LOC136558605 gene encoding UDP-glucuronosyltransferase 1A1-like translates to MAPGLRASPPVVLLHLSLLGLAAAGKLLVVPVDGSHWLSMQELLDMLQQKGHEVVVVAPEVSLHIKPSKNFVMKMYPVPFTREEMDKIFKGSVMDLFKGGPFLERVIRQYQQAKKTSALFLATCTHLIHNKELIRYLEESKFDAVLTDPVLPCGAILAEYLSLPSVYFLQQIPCGLEYQATQCPNPPSYVPRVFTDLTDRMTFLQRVKNMLYDIPNFFLCNVVFQPYAELASEFLQREVTVPDLLRQASIWLMKYDFVFEYPRPIMPNMVYVGGINCLQKKPLSKEFEAMVNASGEHGIVVFSLGSMVSEIPMKKAMEIAEGLGAVPQTVFWRYTGKAPPNLPKNVKLVKWLPQNDLLAHPKTRAFITHGGSHGVYEGICNAVPMVLMPLFGDQMDNAKRVESRGAGLTLNILEMTSTDISNALKAVINDKKYKENIQRLSDLHLDRPIHPLDLAVHWVEFVMRHKGAPHLRPAAHDLNWVQYHSLDVIAFLAAITFLFLFISFKCCLCCCRRCCCKKGRTGKATKAKSH, encoded by the exons atggccccagggctcagggcttCTCCACCAGTTGTGCTTCTgcacctgtccctgctgggcctggctgctgctgggaagctgctggtggTGCCGGTGGATGGGAGCCACTGGCTCAGCATGCAGGAATtgctggacatgctccagcagaAGGGACatgaggtggtggtggtggcaccTGAAGTCTCCTTGCACATCAAACCATCCAAGAACTTTGTGATGAAAATGTATCCAGTGCCTTTCACTCGGGAAGAGATGGATAAAATTTTCAAAGGGTCAGTAATGGATTTATTTAAAGGAGGACCTTTTCTGGAAAGAGTCATTAGACAGTACCAACAGGCAAAGAAGAcctctgctctgttcctggcCACTTGCACACACTTAATCCACAACAAGGAGCTCATCAGGTACCTTGAGGAGAGCAAGTTTGATGCCGTCCTCACAGATCCTGTCCTCCCTTGTGGGGCAATACTGGCCGAGTATCTTTCCCTGCCTTCTGTGTATTTCCTGCAGCAAATTCCATGTGGTTTGGAATATCAAGCCACGCAGTGCCCCAATCCCCCTTCCTATGTCCCCAGAGTATTTACAGACCTTACAGACCGCATGACCTTTCTCCAGCGGGTGAAGAACATGCTCTATGACATCCCCAATTTCTTCCTCTGCAACGTTGTCTTCCAACCTTATGCAGAACTGGCTTCGGAGTTCCTGCAGCGGGAGGTGACCGTGCCGGATCTCCTGCGCCAGGCTTCCATTTGGCTCATGAA ATACGACTTTGTTTTTGAGTATCCGCGCCCCATCATGCCCAACATGGTCTATGTTGGAGGCATCAACTGTCTGCAGAAGAAGCCACTCTCAAAG GAATTTGAAGCCATGGTGAACGCCTCTGGAGAACACGGCATCGTTGTCTTCTCGCTGGGCTCCATGGTGTCCGAGATTCCCATGAAGAAAGCCATGGAAATCGCGGAGGGCTTGGGAGCAGTCCCTCAGACG GTCTTCTGGCGCTACACAGGCAAGGCACCCCCCAACCTGCCCAAGAACGTGAAGCTCGTCAAGTGGCTGCCTCAGAATGACCTCCTGG CCCACCCCAAGACTCGTGCCTTCATCACCCACGGAGGCTCCCATGGCGTTTATGAGGGAATCTGCAACGCAGTGCCCATGGTGCTAATGCCTCTCTTTGGGGACCAGATGGACAACGCCAAGCGAGTGGAGTCCCGGGGAGCAGGGCTGACCCTCAACATCCTGGAGATGACTTCCACTGACATCTCCAATGCCCTGAAAGCTGTGATCAACGACAAAAA GTACAAGGAGAACATCCAGCGCCTCTCCGACCTGCACCTGGACAGACCCATCCACCCTCTGGACCTGGCTGTGCACTGGGTGGAGTTTGTGATGAGGCACAAGGGGGCCCCTCACCTGCGCCCCGCCGCCCACGACCTCAACTGGGTGCAGTACCACTCGCTGGACGTCATCGCCTTCCTGGCCGCCAtcaccttcctcttcctcttcatctCCTTCaagtgctgcctctgctgctgccgcaGGTGCTGCTGCAAGAAGGGCAGGACAGGCAAGGCCACCAAAGCCAAGTCCCACTAG
- the LOC136558890 gene encoding UDP-glucuronosyltransferase 1A1-like — protein sequence MAPGLRASPPVVLLLLSLLGLAAAGKLLVVPVDGSHWLSMREVLDILQQKGHEVVVVAPEVSLHIKPSNNFVMKRHSGPITQEEMEEHFKAFLHASLEEGSFLERFLKLYQHMKKLGNLAVRSCEHLLQNKELIRYLEESKFDAIFTDPVIPCGVILAEHLSLPSVYFLRGIPCGLDFEATQCPNPPSYVPRSFSELTDRMTFLQRVKNLLFDTQNLFLCNFAFDPFTKLASEFLQREVTVQDLLRKGSVWLLRLEFVLDYPRPLMPNIIPIGGVNCAHKELPQVGPTLFLICAVMDFGVQEA from the coding sequence atggccccagggctcagggcttCTCCACCAGTTGTGCTtcttctcctgtccctgctgggtctggctgctgctgggaagctgctggtggtgccagTGGATGGGAGCCACTGGCTCAGCATGCGCGAGGTGCTGGACATACTCCAACAGAAGGGACatgaggtggtggtggtggcaccTGAAGTCTCCTTGCACATCAAACCATCAAACAACTTTGTGATGAAAAGGCACTCAGGCCCCATCACACAGGAAGAGATGGAGGAACATTTCAAGGCGTTTCTACATGCTTCATTAGAAGAAGGATCTTTTCTGGAAAGATTTCTTAAATTGTACCAACATATGAAAAAACTCGGTAATTTGGCAGTCCGCAGTTGTGAACATCTCCTGCAAAACAAGGAGCTCATCAGGTACCTTGAGGAGAGCAAGTTTGATGCCATCTTTACAGATCCTGTAATACCTTGTGGGGTGATCCTGGCTGAGcatctttcccttccttctgtCTATTTCTTACGAGGAATCCCGTGTGGGTTAGATTTTGAAGCCACTCAGTGTCCCAATCCTCCTTCCTATGTGCCCAGGTCATTTTCAGAACTGACAGACCGCATGACCTTTCTCCAGCGGGTGAAGAATCTGCTCTTTGACACCCAAAACCTTTTCCTCTGTAATTTTGCCTTTGACCCATTCACAAAACTGGCTTCAGAGTTCCTGCAGCGGGAGGTGACTGTGCAGGATCTCTTACGGAAGGGCTCTGTTTGGCTCCTGAGGTTGGAATTTGTGCTTGACTATCCAAGACCCTTGATGCCCAACATCATTCCAATAGGAGGAGTAAACTGTGCTCACAAGGAGCTGCCTCAGGTGGGTCccactttgtttttaatttgtgctgTGATGGATTTTGGTGTTCAGGAGGCTTGA
- the LOC136558891 gene encoding UDP-glucuronosyltransferase 1A1-like, whose protein sequence is MAPGLRASPPVVLLLLSLLGLAAAGKLLVVSVDGSPWFSMREGLDRLQQKGHEVVVVAPEVSLHVKPSENFVMKMYPVPYTQEEMDNTFKAYFNITFEEGSFFERFFKVVEATKRFTDFCFSSCTHLLQNKELTRYLEESKFDAILTDPVIPCGVILAEHLSLPSIYFLRGIPCGLDFEATQCPNPPSYVPRSFSDLTDRMTFLQRVKNLLFDTQNLFLCNFVYDPFTKLASEFLQREVTVQDLLRKGSVWLLRSEFVLDYPRPLMPNIIPIGGANCAHKELPQAAVVCLLTL, encoded by the exons atggccccagggctcagggcttctcctccagttgtgcttctgctcctgtccctgctgggtctggctgctgctgggaagctCCTGGTGGTATCGGTGGATGGGAGCCCCTGGTTCAGCATGCGGGAGGGGCTGGACAGGCTCCAGCAGAAGGGACAcgaggtggtggtggtggcaccTGAAGTCTCCTTGCACGTCAAACCATCAGAGAACTTTGTGATGAAAATGTACCCGGTCCCCTACACACAGGAAGAGATGGACAATACATTCAAGGcatattttaatattacatTTGAAGAAGGATCtttttttgaaagattttttaaagtagtAGAAGCTACGAAAAGATTCACTGATTTTTGTTTCTCCAGCTGTACACATCTGCTGCAAAACAAAGAGCTCACCAGGTACCTTGAGGAGAGCAAGTTTGATGCCATTCTTACAGACCCTGTAATACCTTGTGGGGTGATCCTGGCTGAGcatctttcccttccttctatCTATTTCTTACGAGGAATCCCGTGTGGGTTAGATTTTGAAGCCACTCAGTGTCCCAATCCTCCTTCCTATGTGCCCAGGTCATTCTCAGACCTTACAGACCGCATGACCTTTCTCCAGCGGGTGAAGAATCTGCTCTTTGACACCCAAAACCTTTTCCTCTGTAATTTTGTCTATGACCCATTCACAAAACTGGCTTCCGAGTTCCTGCAGCGGGAGGTGACTGTGCAGGATCTCTTACGGAAGGGCTCTGTTTGGCTCCTGAGGTCGGAATTTGTGCTTGACTATCCAAGACCCTTGATGCCCAACATCATTCCAATAGGAGGAGCAAACTGTGCTCACAAGGAGCTGCCTCAG GCAGCAGTCGTGTGCCTTCTCACCCTCTAA
- the LOC136558892 gene encoding UDP-glucuronosyltransferase 1A1-like has translation MAPGLRASPPAVLLHLSLLGLAAAGKLLVVPVDGSHWLSMQELLDMLQQKGHEVVVVAPEVSLQIKPSKSFVMKMYPVPFTREEMDKIFKGSVMDLFKGGPFLERVIRQYQQAKKTSALFLATCTHLIHNKELIRYLEESKFDAVLTDPVLPCGAILAEYLSLPSVYFLQQIPCGLEYQATQCPNPPSYVPRVFTDLTDRMTFLQRVKNMLYDIPNFFLCNVVFQPYAELASEFLQREVTVLDLLRQASIWLMKLDFVLHFPKPLMPNMVLISGVNCAYKKLSQALEISGKLKHSFH, from the exons atggccccagggctcagggcttctcctccagctgtgcttctgcacctgtccctgctgggcctggctgctgctgggaagctgctggtggtgccagTGGATGGGAGCCACTGGCTCAGCATGCAGGAATtgctggacatgctccagcagaAGGGACatgaggtggtggtggtggcaccTGAAGTCTCCCTGCAGATCAAACCATCCAAGAGCTTTGTGATGAAAATGTATCCAGTGCCTTTCACTCGGGAAGAGATGGATAAAATTTTCAAAGGGTCAGTAATGGATTTATTTAAAGGAGGACCTTTTCTGGAAAGAGTCATTAGACAGTACCAACAGGCAAAGAAGAcctctgctctgttcctggcCACTTGCACACACTTAATCCACAACAAGGAGCTCATCAGGTACCTTGAGGAGAGCAAGTTTGATGCCGTCCTCACAGACCCTGTCCTCCCTTGTGGGGCAATACTGGCCGAGTATCTTTCCCTGCCTTCTGTGTATTTCCTGCAGCAAATTCCATGTGGTTTGGAATATCAAGCCACGCAGTGCCCCAATCCCCCTTCCTATGTCCCCAGAGTATTTACAGACCTTACAGACCGCATGACCTTTCTCCAGCGGGTGAAGAACATGCTCTATGACATCCCCAATTTCTTCCTCTGCAATGTTGTCTTCCAACCTTATGCAGAACTGGCTTCGGAGTTCCTGCAGCGGGAGGTGACCGTGCTGGATCTCCTGCGCCAGGCTTCCATTTGGCTCATGAAGCTGGACTTTGTCTTGCACTTCCCAAAACCCTTGATGCCCAACATGGTTTTGATTAGTGGAGTAAATTGTGCTTACAAGAAGCTAAGTCAG GCTTTGGAAATCTCTGGGAAGCTGAAACACAGCTTTCATTAG